DNA from Rosa rugosa chromosome 6, drRosRugo1.1, whole genome shotgun sequence:
AAGTTCTACTCTGGTTTATATGTGGTTAATTGTGTTTCTGTTTATGTGCATTAGCAACTCTTATCGTCAATGATTTATAGGCTTCTATTGTCTCTATTTTTGACTTTATTACCTTGATGTTTTATGTACATCACAGATATGGCATGGAGGCCATCTACTTTGATGAAGGTGTAAGGAACTCAAGACGACACCAACTGGAAACAAAAGCATTGGATGTATGACTACTCTCTCTATGTTTCTAATATAACAAATTTTGGTTAAGTTTTTTCCAGTTTGAAACAGCTCCTGGAAATCAGTTTACATTTTTTGTTTCATTACCATGCGTATTGTAGTTTAAAAGTTGCTTTTGtttgaactttccaatttttgttCTCTGCTGATACTACCATGCTCAAGCATTGAAAAACTTTAAATTGACATTGGAGCAGTCATTAAACAAAGGAGAAGGATTTGCCTCATCTGTTCAAACCTGTAAGGAAGGATGCATGCTTCAGTTTGACCATGGATATGCAAGTAGTGTTTGTATAATTGAAATTATGAGATTTTGTTAATTGAAAGAATAAATGCCTGAGATTTTGTTTTTGTGCTGGTGATCATCACATATTTGCAAAACACATTGTTAATTCTTAACATGCATTTGAATCACCTTGATGATTCTCCCCTTTTCCTTCCTTACATAGTTACATTATACACTTGCACTgtcaaagaaacatttttctgggttgaggcgcctgccataggccaagagaatggcgaatatgatgcggaggtttgccacgtgtccgctaGCTTTGATACTTTTGACCAACATGTCATCCACGTATACCTCTATTATTTTGCCAAGgtgttccgcgaacatggcgttcatcagccGCTGGTATGTTGCCCcagcgttcttcaaaccgaaaggcatgacattgtaacaGTATAAGCCCTTGTCGGTTGTAAAGGTGGTGCACTCttggtcgccggggtgcatcttgatttgattgtatcctgagaaggcgtccatcataCTGAGCAACTCATGTCCCGCTGTagcatcaaccagttgatcgatgcagggtagcgggaaactatctttTGGACATGCCTTGTTAAGACCCTTGAAGTCttcacacatccgccactttccgctgggttTCCTGACCATgtccaagttggaaatccactgaggataattgacttggcggatgaacccaatgccccgGAGCTTGGCGACTtcttcccctattgcacgatatcGCTCCTCATCAAAGGCTCTCCGCCGCTGCTTGATcggatagaaggatggttttatgctcaacttgtgcgtgatgatttcaggggagatgcctggcatatcagcgtaggaccatgcaaacaCGGCGGCGTTGTCACGTAGAAACTGAGTGAGCTCTGCCGCTATTTCTAGGGCTAGCTGGGcacctatgcggactgtccgctcagggtgctcgtcggagatgctgataaccctcaaggatgtttctgggttgacaggcTCCTGTTTCACATTTTTTCCtcgtcatccctaggatcctcaaaaaTATTTTTCGACGGTGCATGGTTTCCTACCGttaggatctcatggcggcgcgtcgaccggGCCACAGTtgttgaatagcattctcgtgccagttGTTGGCTTCCCTTCACGCAGCCTGTCCCGTTgggtgtagggaacttcatgagaagcatgtacccggctaTGATGCACTTTAGTTTGTTGAGCgtcggtcgaccaatgatggcattgtatgagctgaagcaatcgacaatgatgaactctgtatgtattTCCGCTGTGCATGGGCTAGCGCTGATGACTAggcgcatgtagtcagaaccgagcggttgggtgacgtcaccggagaagctaagcagtggctcatgatcctggaatAACTTTCTATTCCGCTGGAGTTGGTTGTAGcagccattgaagatgacattgatagcggatccgctgtcaacaAAGACCCTTCCCACGGACCACTCATCGAGcatggcgtcgatcaagaaCGGATCGTCgtgcggtagcctgcttggctgtgtttccatAGGTAActcctttggtgggagttggcaCTGCTGGcagtagcatgagcgtggctcattatagctaattatgcttggcaaatgctcatgtaagtacactGTATAAGCTAGGAAAAGCCTCTGAAATAGATTACTCGATGGATCAACttccaaaacaaaagaagatcCTGGGTTAGTCTCAAATACAGCTTCCCTATACCATGTTAACATGTTAAACGAATCAGCCTCAGAACCATAAATCATTTGCCTAGCTTTCTGCTTTGCTTTCCAAGCAACCTTGTACGATATATCAAACCCATAAGCCGACTTGAACTTGCTGATAATTTCCCTCGGCTTCAATGACAAGTTATAGCTAATGTCCTCTTCAATACATGTCTTGACATTTTTCGATCCCAAAAGCTCATGTTTTGCTTTCGAAGAACACCTTTGCAAGAGTGGACATTGTTCAACTCACCAATAAAAAAACATCCATTTGCAGGTGATACATAACCACGGACATTCCACTCATATCCTTCGGTTCCCCAATTGGAACAAACCACATGAATTCTGTCTCAATCATTTCTAATAAACACAAAGCTGAACCCATGGAAGATCTGTTGTATTGGATAGAAATAGTGAGGTAGAAATTGATAACAGATGGGTTGTCCCATATAATCCATGGTTGTTATTGAAGTATGATTGTCATATAAATTTGGAGGTATGTAGCAGCATAAAGTGTGTGAAATATCTATATAAGTATGTTTATAAGGGACCTGATCGTGTTTCTTTAGAGGTGCGCTTGGGACCGAATTATGATGAAATATCGAAGTATTTAGATGCAAGATGGATCTGTGCTCCTGAGGCATTGTGGAAGCTTTTCACATTTCCAATGAATCGTATATATCCTTATGTTGAGCGCCTATAAATTCATCTTCCAAACAGGCATCAAGTCAGGTACTACAGTCATACCCCAATAAGGAAAATTTTGGAAGAGCCCACGAATTCTATGACCATGCTTACACAATTTTTTCAAATGAATTCTGTTAGTGAATTTGCAAGACTGGTTATATAGAGAATTCCCTCAGCATTTCAGATGGTTAGGATCTCAAAGAACTTGGCAGAGGAGAGTGTCTACACAAAAAGTTATTGGGCGAATTTATACTGTGTCCATCTGAAGGTGAGCGTTTTTACTTGCGTATTCTATTAAATCGTGTTAGAGGTCCCAAGTCATTTGATGATCTTCTGACTATTAATGGAATTGCATTCCCAACTTTTAAGCAAGCAGCTGAAAGGATGAGTTTACTTGAGGATGATGGGAGTATACGTCAGTGTTTATTGGAAGCAACAACCACTCGAATGCCGTCTGCTTTACGGAGATTATTTGCAACCATTTTGGTGTATTGTGAATTGGTTGGAGTCCGCATATTATGGGAGGAATTTCATTTGTTTATGGCACAAGACTACTCAACATTTGCCTATTCAAGTAATCATGTTGTCGTCAACCTATTGTTGAGAGACCTGAATGGATTACTACAACAACATGGTAAAAGAATTACTGATTATGATCTTCCCCAAATTGATACTCAGTTTTCAAATGACACAAGAATTGGAAGAAATATACAAGATGAGTTGTCTGTGCATATTCCACCAGAAGACTTGGCCTCTATTGATACATTAAATGCAGATCAATGTAATGCGTTTAACATAATCATGGCAGCAATTAGACGTAATGAATCAACGTCATTCTTCATAGATGGCCCTGGTGGAACTAGAAAGACTTATCTCTACCGTGCAATTCTTGCTTCATTAAGGAGTAGCGGTCATATAGTGATTGCCACGGCTACATAGGGAATTGCAGCTACTATTTTGCCAGGTGGAAGGACTGCACATTCACGATTTAAAATTTCAATTGACTTGCTGTCCACAAACGCATGCTCTGTAAGTAAGCAATCAGTTTTGGCAGATCTTCTACGACGTGAGGTTGTTCTTATATGGGATGAAGCTACAATGACTCACAGAAAAGCTTTTGAGGCTTTGGATACAACTCATAGAGATATAACTGGTGTCGAAATGCCATTTGGTGGGAAAGTTATGATTCTTGGCGGAGACTTTCGACAAGTTCTTCCTGTTGTACCACATGGTAGCAAAGCACAAATGATAGATGCATGCATTGTAAAATCTCTGTTATGGAATGTGATCAAAATACTCCCTTTGAAACACAATATGAGGGCCCAACAAGACCCGAAATTTGCAGATTTTCTACTTCGTGTCCGTGATGGAAATGAGCCGTTTGTACAAGATGATATGATTAGGATCCCAGATGCATTGGTTATTCCTTGGGTTGGTGATGAATCTCTTGGCCAACTAATCGCTTCTATATTTCCAGGTTTAGAGGACATTGCATTTGATAGCTCTTATATGGTGGATAGAGCTATTATAACACCTAGGAATGAGGATGTGGCATGGACAAGCTAAATGAAGTGGTATTGAATTCCTTTCCAGGTGAAGATCAAATTTATTATTCTTTTGATAGAGTTGAAGATGACCCTCACAACTTATATCAACAAGAATTCCTAAATTCTATAGCTCCAGGTGGTTTGCCCTCTCATAAGTTAACTTTGAAATTGGGTGCACCCATAATGCTGCTTAGAAACATTGATCCAAAAAGTGGGCTATGCAATGGGACAAGGTTAATATGTCGCGGGttcttttcaaattttattGATGCAGAGATTCTCACCGGCCATTTCAAGGGTACAAGAGTTTTCCTACCACGAATTCCTCTAAAGCCTTCAGAAAATGTGAAGCTTCTGTTCTCTCTCATACGTCGGCAGTTCCCTATTAGATTAAGCTTTGCACTAACAATAAACAAAGTTCAAGGCCAAACAATTCCAAATCTTGGTGTGTACCTCCCTAATCACGTCTTCAGCCATGGCCAGCTTTATGTAGCTTTATCAAGAGGAGTGTCCATACAAACAACTACGGTCCTAATTAaaaataggattaaattcagtttagtccctcagactttaggccaaacatcagtttggtccctcatttttttttttaatcaaactcatccctgatctctcgaattgcatcaacctcgtccaaaatttgaatccggCCCCAAATGTGACGTCATCTGCTGAGCTGGAGCAGACAAGGAGGTCCCACAggaagggcataatggacatttcgtatttaatctaatttctattttttttttctcttattttctctctcttctctctcttgctctctctcactcacatctgaaacagagagaggagctctctctctctctctctctctctcactcacacaTATTCTCTCACTCACCCCGTCGCCTCCTCTTCCGGCCTCCTCTACCTCTGGGCCGACTCCCCCGACTCCACCAAGTCCCTCGTCGTCTGCAACCCTCTCACCCGCCGCTTCCTCACCTTACCTCAGCTCGGCTCCGCCTGGTCAAGGCACGGCTCCGTCCTCGTTGACTCCGCCACCCTCGTCATGGTCCTCACCTAGCTCGCCGCGCTTTACTTCTCCGCCGGCGCCGGCAACCACTGGCTCAAATTCTCTTCCAATCTTCCGTCCAAGCCCCGCAGCCCGATCCTCGTGGCCGACTCGGTCTTCGCGCTCTGCGACGTCGGCTCGCACAAATTTGAGGTTAAATAGGTGCTAGCATTTCATCTTAGGTTGGCAATCTCAGAAGATGAGCCTCCGCAGTTTCAAGATTTGATTTTTGGCGAAAGATCCTCGCAAATTTTGTTAATTTcgtgaaattttagggttttagagaTGGGCAAGGACGCCAAGGCCGGAGGAAAAGGCAAGGGAAAAGCCGCAGCCGGCGACGAGGGCGGCTGCTCTAAGGGAAAAGGAAAGTCTGGCAAGGGCGGAGCTTCCGATGGGCTCGGCACCTGCACGTATGTGAAGGCAAGGCACATACTTTGTGAGAAGCAGGGAAAGATCAACGAAGCCTACAAGAAGTTGCAGGACGGCTGGCTCGGAAACGGCGATAAGGTCCCTCCGGCGGAGTTCGCTAAGTTGGCCTCCGAGTACTCCGAGTGTCCTTCAGGGAAGAAAGGCGGCGACCTCAGGTGGTTCCCTCGCGGGAAGATGGCCGACCCTTTTCAAGAGGTGGCATTCAGCACTCCGATTGGGGCTACCAGCGGTGCTTTCAAGTCCACGTATGTGTTGATACTTTTCGCAATTTTAGATCTTTATAGTCTTTCTGATGCATTTTTTACTCTCTGCTATACACTGGAGTAGAGTAGAGTAGAGTGGAGTGCTTGTTTGTTCCTTTGGAAAACTAATGTGGTGGAATAGGAAGGGCGTGTACTGTTGCAAGCTGTGAAGACTTAATTGTGATACTGAAATTTGTTCTTGGTTATGGTggatgtgtttaggtaattttctcTGCTACTGTCGGTTCGGGGTGATTGAGTCTTGATTGTATAGGTTATTGGCAAGACATGTGTTGAGGGTGTGGAGGTGGTCGAGGGTGTGAGCAGAGGATTCATGGTGGCCGGCCGGTGTTCACGGTGGCTGGGAATAtgtgtgagtgagagagagagagagagagagctcctctctctgtttcagatgtgagtgagagagagcaagagagagaagagagagaaaataagagaaaaaaaaatagaaattagattaaatatgaaatgtccattatgcccttccTGTGGGACCTCCTTGTCTGCTCCAGCTCAGCAGATGACGTCACATTTGGGGCCGGATTTAAATTTTGGACGAGGCTGATGCAATttgagagatcagggatgagtttgattaaaaaaaaagatgagggaccaaactgatgtttggcctaaagtctgagggactaaactgaatttaatccttaaaaatAGTACCATTGAAGAAGAACGTACCTGGAGCTCACACAAGGAATGTTGTTTTTAAAGATGTTCTAACGTCATGCCAAAGGTAATGAGATGATGACCATTGTAAGAATAAGTTTATACTTACAACTTATTTATTACTTCATGCATATAACTTGCAGAACAATATAACAAAtaattttcatttcaatttcttACAGGATCCTTTAATAAGAGAGTTCAATTTGATGCCACAGCTTCAAAATGAGATTATGGAACAAGGGTTAACACTATTACAATTTATCAATTCCATGCATCATGCTCGACAAAATTTTCCATGACTTTGATTCAAATTTAGTTAGGATTCTAATCTACTTTTATCTCCTCATTCTTTATTGCAAGCTCACTTTAATTTTGTGAACTTCTCATATAGTCATATGAGATCATCTTTGGTACTCAGTGGTGGTGATATATAGTACGATTGGGCTAAAACAATAAAGTGAAATTTGTATAgttgttgtttttctttttccttttttgacaaATTTTTTATTGGAACATTTTATTAAATTGATAACAGGTAGTTATTGATTGTATGTCAGTGTATTGGAAATTGATATGTTACAAGTTGTTACTTAGATTGAATTAAATTGTAAGTTGTATCCCGTATTTGAATTctaatatttatttttgaatatttgaaattacaAGCAAGCGACTTAGgattgaaaaaacaaaatgaagctCATATAGTGGCTTAAAATATAGATTTTTGTGGGCTTGCATATACTGAAATGCCTAAATCGAGTTTGCACACGTATCACTTGTGTGCCGGTTGCTAGTATATAATAACGAAGCTATTGAAAGataatatataatttttaaataatatattAAATTGTGACTTTTTTATCCCCGACAATTAAATGAATATATAAAGTTATTTAGTATTTTGAGagtataaaagtaaaaaaaaattaattttggctaacaaagtctcttctctcaataatagtatagatgagAATACAATATCACGAATTTAATTTAATTACGGACCACAAgttcatatatatttattatgtctcCTAGATTTGGCTATAGTTATTAATTTATATTTCAAACATATAATTATAAAAAGTTTATATGTTTTATTTGACTTCAATTCTCCGTCTAAtaagaaaatgtaacaaaaaGATGAATAGAGTGTGAATGAAAGAGAAATGGAGCTCTCTTCCTTAGGCATGGAGTGATGGGAGAGAGTGAAATGTTTGAGTAATTATTCTGTGGTCTGAGATTATCAAATAGCACTGTCATGTGGTGATCCAAGTTAACAATATAATtgcttctcaaaaaaaaaaaatgttaataaTATAATTCGAATTCAGTGAAAACCattacatgaaaaaaaaaattaaattaaagagAATCAATCAACAATAAGTACAAACCTAATCCAAGTGCAGCTCTAATTAcgggggtaaaaaaaaaaaattaaatcaagGGAATCAATCAACAACAAGTACATGTCATATGAACTAATGACATTAACCCTGACTACAACATACAAATCATAGAATATTTTTTTGAAGTGTGAAAGTGGCTTTCTAAAACCAAGGAAAATGGGTAAACCTTTCACTCGAATGAAAGGGAAAATGGCTTAAACAGTGTCTCACCTTTTCGCTATTctaaactttcgtacctcagCTTCCAAAATTATCAGATTGGTATCCAAGGTTTTCACCCCGACCCAAATTTTGATATTTGGagccgttagctccgttacggTGAGTGCCACGTGGCATATTTTGAAATGCATTTTCGTCCATTCATATTTTAATGCAttatttccttttttcttttctctaagttttttttttttttttccttcttcccgCCGGGGGGTGGGAACTCGTCTATGCTCTAACGTGGTCGTCGGACGGGCTGCCTTGATTCGCTGTTCATCGGCGAAGCCATGGGGTTCTTAGTGGCCATCTTGGCTTAAGATTTCAAGACGAGTTTGGTTGAAGGAGAGGTTGGCTTGGATTGAGGAGTTCTGGATAGGTTGCGTCGGCGGCTCCGATCGGAGGTTGTTGGATTCGGCGGTGGAAGGGTTCGTCCGGATCAGATCGGAAGGTGGTCTAGAGATGGGGTGGTCGGGTTTCTAGTAAAGCTGTGCGATCGGGTTCTTCCCGAGCCTC
Protein-coding regions in this window:
- the LOC133716142 gene encoding uncharacterized protein LOC133716142 yields the protein MTHRKAFEALDTTHRDITGVEMPFGGKVMILGGDFRQVLPVVPHGSKAQMIDACIVKSLLWNVIKILPLKHNMRAQQDPKFADFLLRVRDGNEPFVQDDMIRIPDALVIPWVGDESLGQLIASIFPGLEDIAFDSSYMVDRAIITPRNEDVAWTS
- the LOC133718835 gene encoding uncharacterized protein LOC133718835, with the protein product MGKDAKAGGKGKGKAAAGDEGGCSKGKGKSGKGGASDGLGTCTYVKARHILCEKQGKINEAYKKLQDGWLGNGDKVPPAEFAKLASEYSECPSGKKGGDLRWFPRGKMADPFQEVAFSTPIGATSGAFKSTYVLILFAILDLYSLSDAFFTLCYTLE